TAGTATCCAGCTCCAACCGTCAAGCACCGCAAAGTTGGTAAACGCATAGGTTCCATACGCCAAGCCACCGGCAACCGCACCATTCAAGAAAGTCCCAGACATTGAATTTTCTTGCATCGCCTCTCGGCAAATAAACAGTGCGCCAGCGGCATAGATTAGATAGAACAATACCGCCGCAATGGCATTACTCTCGCTTGCCATTAAGTGCCCGACCTCTTGAGTGTA
The sequence above is a segment of the Arenicella xantha genome. Coding sequences within it:
- a CDS encoding DUF2177 family protein codes for the protein MKILFAYVGFLVSFLAIDSVWISLVVIPLYTQEVGHLMASESNAIAAVLFYLIYAAGALFICREAMQENSMSGTFLNGAVAGGLAYGTYAFTNFAVLDGWSWILVVSDVAWGLVITGTACCVGLLASRMVAK